In Capsicum annuum cultivar UCD-10X-F1 chromosome 11, UCD10Xv1.1, whole genome shotgun sequence, one genomic interval encodes:
- the LOC107848173 gene encoding uncharacterized protein LOC107848173: MELFYDAKAVRFRSHLNKYLVADDDQKTIRQSRNGLSRKARWLVELADPENSHLIRLRSSSGMYLTASDEPFLLSLTGEKKVLQTSPENMEDVRIVWEPLRYGFQVKLRGYGGKFLSASGGTLRWSNRVTHDSPYSATTHNWILWNVEPVDVPEDESLTDYLTMVSNFSSVSDELSTLDLGSPMSMHSSLSFSLSPKSPLTRRPAMELFQKAKAIRLQSRHYKYLTALEDGESVAQDRNGASHNAKWTVEFVKKTDNVIRLKSCYGKYLTASNQSSLLGMTGRKVLQTLPNRLDSSIEWEPIREGNHVKLRTRYGQFLRANGGILPWKNTVTHDIPYQTATQDWVLWDVHVIESLGDSSVPKRPSPLGLPSDSCASESTSSSVVSSESSSFSRQESSDSFAKLGDGRFIFYYIANEFGGVDEEMEELCITFDGNTVEELTKTLEDATGLEEIIVCTKSPLNGKLYPLSLQLPPNNTTMNVIILPFSTKDITPDSLSDHMSSIPELNSSNFSEWKEQLQITLGCLDLDLCFRIDKPLEECTNYATWEHSNRLSLMIMKSKIAKNIKKSIPDSTRAREFLASVEREFKASDKPPIGTLMEIFTTKKYNGTSGVREHVVEMADMAEQLKSMDMIISESFLVQFILNSLPSQFGPFKISYNTNKEKWTVDELIVMCVQEEERLKREGLLSVHLVSQDYKGIGPNEGKQKGKKSPNHGNLKCFFCNEKGHLKKDSPKRKN, encoded by the exons ATGGAGCTATTCTATGATGCCAAAGCAGTAAGATTTAGAAGCCACTTAAACAAATACTTAGTAGCAGATGATGATCAAAAAACTATAAGGCAAAGCAGAAATGGCTTATCAAGAAAAGCAAGGTGGCTGGTGGAACTCGCCGACCCCGAAAACAGTCACCTTATACGGCTGAGAAGTAGCTCCGGCATGTATCTCACGGCTTCTGACGAGCCGTTCCTTTTGAGCCTAACAG GGGAAAAGAAGGTTCTTCAAACATCACCTGAAAATATGGAGGATGTGAGAATTGTGTGGGAACCATTAAGGTATGGATTTCAAGTGAAGTTAAGAGGTTATGGAGGGAAATTTTTAAGTGCAAGTGGAGGGACACTAAGATGGAGCAACAGAGTAACTCATGATAGTCCTTATAGTGCTACTACACATAATTGGATTTTGTGGAATGTTGAACCTGTCGATGTGCCGGAAGATGAATCATTGACGGATTATTTGACGATGGTTTCCAACTTTTCATCGGTTTCCGATGAACTTTCTACCTTGGATTTGGGTTCTCCCATGTCTATGCATTCAAGTCTAAGTTTCTCTTTGTCACCTAAG AGTCCTCTAACTAGAAGACCAGCAATGGAGCTTTTCCAAAAAGCAAAAGCCATCCGTCTACAGAGTCGCCATTACAAGTACTTAACAGCTTTGGAAGACGGAGAATCCGTCGCCCAAGATCGTAACGGTGCTTCCCATAATGCAAAATGGACCGTCGAATTCGTCAAGAAAACGGACAACGTTATTCGCCTTAAAAGTTGTTATGGCAAATACCTCACAGCATCAAATCAGTCCTCTCTTCTGGGTATGACTGGTCGGAAAGTACTGCAGACTCTTCCTAATCGACTCGATTCTTCAATCGAATGGGAACCCATTAGAGAAGGGAATCATGTGAAGCTTAGGACTAGATATGGGCAATTTTTGAGGGCTAATGGTGGAATTCTTCCATGGAAGAACACTGTGACTCATGATATTCCTTATCAGACGGCTACACAAGATTGGGTGCTTTGGGATGTTCATGTTATTGAAAGCTTGGGTGATTCCTCTGTTCCTAAGAGGCCATCACCATTGGGTCTTCCTTCAGATTCATGTGCTTCTGAATCCACATCTTCCTCTGTTGTTTCATCGGAATCCTCAAGCTTTTCTAGACAAGAG tcaAGTGATTCTTTTGCAAAGTTGGGAGATGGAAGGTTTATATTTTACTATATTGCTAATGAATTTGGAGGAGTTGATGAGGAAATGGAGGAACTTTGCATAACCTTTGATGGAAATACTGTTGAGGAGCTAACTAAGACGTTGGAGGATGCAACAGGGCTTGAAGAAATTATTGTGTGTACTAAGAGTCCTTTGAATGGGAAGCTTTATCCTCTCAGCTTGCAACTTCCTCCCAACAATACGACTATGAATGTTATTATATTGCCTTTTTCAACTAAAG ATATTACTCCAGATTCTCTTTCAGACCATATGTCCAGCATTCCAGAGTTGAACAGTTCAAATTTCAGTGAATGGAAGGAGCAATTACAAATTACTTTGGGATGTTTGGATTTAGATTTGTGTTTCAGAATTGATAAACCTTTGGAAGAATGCACCAATTATGCTACTTGGGAACACTCCAACCGCTTAAGCCTCATGATCATGAAGAGTAAGATTGctaagaacatcaagaaatcaATACCAGATTCTACTCGAGCAAGAGAGTTCTTGGCATCTGTTGAGCGAGAATTCAAGGCTTCTGATAAACCACCAATAGGTACGCTCATGGAAATATTTACTACTAAGAAATATAATGGGACTAGCGGTGTGCGCGAGCACGTTGTGGAAATGGCTGATATGGCAGAACAACTTAAATCGATGGATATGATCATTTCTGAATCCTTTTTGGTGCAATTCATTCTCAATTCTCTTCCTTCACAATTCGGTCCGTTTAAAATTAGCTATAACACAAATAAGGAGAAATGGACCGTGGATGAACTCATTGTAATGTGTGTTCAAGAGGAGGAACGGTTAAAGAGAGAAGGATTGCTATCTGTTCACTTAGTATCACAAGATTATAAAGGAATAGGACCAAATGAAGGGAAACAAAAGGGAAAGAAATCACCGAATCATGGAAACCTGAAGTGCTTCTTTTGCAACGAGAAGGGACACTTGAAGAAGGATTCTCCAAAACGCAAGAATTAG
- the LOC107848174 gene encoding pentatricopeptide repeat-containing protein At1g59720, chloroplastic/mitochondrial, with amino-acid sequence MILSTTPPRPTTTLPNNTSEHRHHILQILTQCTSISQLKQVHAYTLRTTTSLDHPDTLFLYSRILHYASLNDLDYTFKLFGHLQNPNSFVWNTVIKACAYSNDRKSEAFLIFHQMVKNLEPDKHTFPFVLKACAYLFALSEGKQAHGVALKLGFGSDVYVNNSLVHFYSSCGCLKDARKVFAKMPERSLVSWNVMIDGLVKSGEFENALRMFEEMQKVFEPDGYTMQSVLDACAGLGALSLGMWAHAYLLQKYESYLDFDLLVNNCLINMYCKCGSLDIAVQVFEKMSRRDLNSWNSMILGFAMHGDVDRVFRCFNQMVSKRVMPDSITFVGVLSSCNHRGLVDEGRRYFDKMFSEYKIRPVLEHYGCLVDLLARAGHIDKALDVVSNMPMKPDAAIWRSLLDGCCKKNADIEFSEEVAGKVIELEGSDTSGVYVLLSRVYATANRWDEAGMIRKLMTDKGIRKDPGCSSIEINGGFHEFFAGDTSHLHTREIYEFLDVIEERLKSAGYVPDLSQASTVDELDNGKRQSLKLHSERLAIAYGLLKLKPGTPLRIFKNLRICSDCHNVTKLISKVFDVEIIVRDRVRFHHFRNGSCTCKDYW; translated from the coding sequence ATGATTCTATCAACTACACCGCCAAGACCAacaacaactctccccaacaacACTAGTGAACATCGACACCATATCCTCCAAATCTTAACACAATGCACTTCCATTTCTCAGCTCAAACAAGTACACGCCTATACTCTTCGTACAACAACTTCACTAGACCACCCCGACACACTTTTCCTCTACAGCAGAATTCTCCATTACGCCTCGTTGAATGATCTTGATTATACTTTTAAACTCTTTGGTCATTTACAAAACCCGAATTCGTTTGTATGGAACACTGTTATTAAAGCATGTGCATATAGTAATGATCGTAAAAGTGAAGCGTTTCTGATTTTTCATCAAATGGTCAAGAATCTTGAGCCTGATAAGCATACTTTCCCGTTTGTGCTTAAGGCTTGCGCTTATCTTTTCGCGCTTTCAGAAGGGAAACAGGCACATGGGGTTGCTTTGAAACTTGGGTTTGGTTCGGATGTGTATGTGAATAACAGTTTGGTTCATTTTTATTCGAGTTGTGGGTGTTTGAAGGATGCGCGgaaggtgtttgctaaaatgcctgaGAGAAGTTTGGTTTCGTGGAATGTTATGATTGACGGTTTGGTTAAGTCGGGTGAGTTTGAAAATGCGTTGAGAATGTTTGAGGAGATGCAGAAGGTGTTTGAGCCTGATGGGTATACGATGCAGAGTGTTCTTGATGCTTGTGCGGGGTTGGGTGCGTTGTCGTTAGGGATGTGGGCTCATGCTTATCTTTTGCAGAAGTATGAGAGctatttggattttgatttgcTTGTGAATAATTGTTTGATTAATATGTATTGTAAATGTGGTTCGTTGGATATAGCTGTTCAGGTTTTCGAGAAGATGAGTAGACGTGATTTGAATTCTTGGAACTCAATGATATTAGGATTTGCAATGCACGGGGATGTTGATCGAGTGTTTCGTTGTTTTAACCAAATGGTTAGTAAAAGAGTAATGCCTGATTCGATCACATTTGTTGGTGTATTGAGTTCTTGTAATCATAGGGGCTTGGTCGATGAGGGTCGTAGatattttgataaaatgtttTCCGAGTATAAGATTAGGCCTGTCTTAGAGCATTATGGTTGCCTAGTTGACCTTCTGGCACGTGCGGGGCATATTGATAAAGCTCTTGATGTTGTGTCAAACATGCCAATGAAACCTGATGCAGCAATATGGAGGAGTCTTCTTGATGGTTGCTGCAAGAAAAATGCTGACATAGAGTTCAGTGAAGAAGTGGCTGGGAAAGTAATTGAGTTGGAAGGTAGTGATACTAGCGGAGTTTATGTTCTTCTGTCAAGAGTATATGCAACTGCTAACCGATGGGACGAGGCTGGAATGATTAGGAAATTGATGACCGATAAGGGTATTAGAAAAGATCCAGGTTGTAGTTCCATTGAGATTAATGGCGGTTTCCATGAATTTTTCGCTGGAGATACTTCTCATTTGCATACTAGAGAAATttacgagtttttggatgttATAGAAGAAAGACTCAAATCAGCAGGATATGTTCCTGACCTGTCACAAGCATCAACAGTTGATGAACTTGATAATGGGAAGAGACAGTCACTTAAACTGCACAGTGAGAGACTTGCCATTGCTTATGGACTTCTGAAACTAAAACCAGGTACTCCGTTACGCATTTTCAAGAATTTGCGTATATGCAGTGACTGTCACAATGTAaccaaattgatttcaaaagtcTTTGATGTTGAAATTATTGTTAGAGATCGTGTACGGTTTCATCACTTTAGGAATGGGTCCTGTACCTGCAAggattattggtga